The proteins below come from a single Mycobacterium parmense genomic window:
- a CDS encoding PNPOx family protein produces MERRNRFVFLLRLVLAVPVVVTGTAVGLYLLLLGFSPLLRLEWFSDRIRRFTKTANRPMRRIAGTRLGMLYFNLGALHHVGRRSGRSYVTPLSAYRLGDGFVLGVAYPEVDWCRNVLAAGKCTLTWNGKEYALDRPELVPAAEAMKAYPPLVKPFIVGPGTKTFLWLHPTDGAQSNEGK; encoded by the coding sequence GTGGAGCGTCGCAACCGATTCGTCTTTTTGCTGCGACTGGTACTGGCGGTTCCCGTCGTGGTAACCGGCACCGCCGTGGGTCTGTATCTCCTTTTGCTCGGCTTCTCGCCGCTGCTACGGCTGGAGTGGTTCAGCGACAGGATCCGCCGGTTCACCAAGACGGCGAACCGTCCGATGCGGAGGATCGCCGGAACCCGCCTGGGAATGCTCTACTTCAACCTCGGTGCGCTGCATCACGTCGGACGGCGCAGCGGGCGCAGCTATGTGACCCCGCTCAGCGCATACCGGCTCGGCGACGGTTTTGTTTTGGGGGTGGCGTACCCCGAAGTCGATTGGTGCCGCAACGTCCTGGCCGCCGGGAAGTGCACGCTCACCTGGAACGGGAAAGAGTATGCGCTGGACAGACCCGAGCTTGTACCTGCGGCCGAGGCGATGAAAGCCTATCCGCCCCTGGTGAAGCCGTTCATCGTCGGCCCGGGAACGAAGACATTCCTGTGGCTGCATCCCACCGATGGGGCCCAATCCAACGAGGGCAAATGA
- a CDS encoding FAD-dependent monooxygenase, whose protein sequence is MHVTRVPVLIVGAGVGGLATSALLARLGIPSLLVEKRREVFIYPKARNLSFRSLEILRALGLSDEVHAVADGVSDMVVKPTLNSAQEAPAIDIDAIFAPFSELSPEPPAQYCPQSKLEPMLLAETRRRGSEVRYGTELSSFEQDGAGVTVIVREQDSGETETVRADYLVAADGVRSPIRESLGVTTSGYGALPIYVVFVYFKAPWRKFVPNLGDGDGVQVKNAEVDGIFLVVEGDVGMFITTYLPDKGETAAQFTPERCAELLTQAVGEQIEMQIIEVASWQPYERVADQFQCGRVFLVGDAAHTMPPFKAGGANTAIQSADNLAWKLAAVLNGQANPTLLSTYHIERHPVGRFNARQSLTGPVVDLLPLGQDRPQLPVEEERSMFSLLIGYQYRSAAVVGDEPAGHPDTVQLVEQLCAQPGTRVPHVWVEQGGQRVSTLDLLGPGFTVLSGNEQWRGVVESVSAALGVPVTMRCIVDDAWAKVTRLAHDGALLIRPDDFVGWRAEELPVDPEGELHQALSAILGRS, encoded by the coding sequence ATGCACGTCACCCGTGTCCCCGTGCTCATCGTCGGCGCCGGCGTCGGCGGGCTGGCCACGTCGGCGTTGCTTGCCCGGCTCGGGATTCCCTCGCTGCTGGTCGAGAAGCGGCGCGAAGTCTTCATCTACCCGAAAGCCCGAAACCTGAGCTTCCGCAGCCTGGAGATCCTGCGCGCTCTGGGTTTGAGCGACGAGGTCCACGCCGTCGCCGACGGCGTTTCCGACATGGTCGTCAAGCCGACGCTGAACAGCGCGCAGGAAGCACCGGCCATCGACATCGACGCCATATTCGCGCCCTTCAGCGAACTGAGTCCCGAGCCGCCCGCACAGTATTGCCCGCAAAGCAAGCTGGAGCCCATGCTGCTGGCCGAAACCCGCAGGCGGGGCAGCGAGGTTCGCTACGGTACGGAGTTGTCGTCATTCGAGCAAGACGGTGCCGGGGTGACGGTCATTGTGCGCGAACAGGATTCAGGAGAGACCGAGACCGTGCGCGCCGACTATCTCGTCGCCGCGGACGGGGTGCGCAGCCCGATCCGGGAATCACTGGGCGTGACCACCTCCGGATACGGCGCGCTGCCGATTTATGTCGTCTTCGTCTATTTCAAGGCACCGTGGCGGAAGTTCGTCCCGAACCTGGGCGACGGGGACGGCGTGCAAGTCAAAAACGCCGAGGTGGACGGGATTTTCCTGGTGGTGGAGGGTGACGTTGGCATGTTCATCACCACCTACCTGCCGGATAAGGGTGAGACCGCGGCGCAATTCACCCCGGAACGTTGCGCCGAGCTGCTCACCCAGGCCGTCGGCGAGCAGATCGAAATGCAGATCATCGAAGTGGCGTCCTGGCAACCATACGAGCGGGTGGCCGACCAATTCCAGTGCGGGCGAGTCTTTCTCGTCGGCGACGCCGCCCACACCATGCCGCCGTTCAAGGCCGGCGGAGCCAACACGGCCATCCAGAGCGCAGACAACCTGGCCTGGAAGCTTGCCGCCGTTTTGAACGGCCAGGCCAATCCGACACTTCTGAGCACCTACCACATCGAGCGGCACCCGGTCGGGCGCTTCAATGCGCGCCAGTCCCTCACCGGGCCGGTGGTTGACTTACTCCCGTTGGGGCAGGACCGGCCGCAATTGCCAGTCGAAGAAGAGCGCTCGATGTTCTCCCTGCTCATCGGGTACCAGTACCGGTCGGCGGCCGTCGTGGGCGACGAGCCTGCGGGGCACCCGGACACTGTTCAGCTCGTGGAGCAGTTGTGCGCTCAACCCGGCACCCGGGTACCGCACGTGTGGGTAGAGCAAGGCGGGCAACGTGTTTCGACGCTCGACCTGCTGGGTCCCGGGTTCACCGTGCTCAGCGGGAACGAACAATGGCGCGGCGTCGTGGAATCGGTGTCGGCTGCTCTCGGCGTCCCGGTCACCATGCGCTGCATCGTCGACGATGCGTGGGCCAAGGTGACCCGATTGGCACATGATGGCGCGCTACTGATCCGCCCGGACGATTTCGTTGGTTGGCGCGCCGAAGAACTCCCCGTTGACCCCGAAGGCGAACTGCATCAAGCGTTGTCGGCCATCCTTGGGCGCAGCTGA
- a CDS encoding acyl-CoA carboxylase subunit beta, producing MTIMAPESVGESLDPRDPLLRLSNFFDEGTVDLLHERDRSGVLAAAGTVNGVRTIAFCTDGTVMGGAMGTEGCKHIVNAYDTAIEEQSPIVGIWHSGGARLAEGVKALHAVGTVFEAMIRASGYIPQVSVVVGFAAGGAAYGPALTDVIVMAPESRVFVTGPDVVRSVTGEDVDMASLGGPETHHKKSGVCHIVADDELDAYARGRRLVGLFCQQGHFDRSKAEAGDTDIHALLPESARRAYDVHPIVTAILDKDAPFDEFQASWAPSMVVGLGRLSGRTVGVLANNPLRLGGCLNSESAEKAARFVRLCDAFGIPLIVVVDVPGYLPGVDQEWGGVVRRGAKLLHAFGESTVPRVTLVTRKTYGGAYIAMNSRSLNATKVFAWPDAEVAVMGAKAAVGILHKKKLAAAPEHEREALHDELAAEHERIAGGVDSAIEIGVVDEKIDPAHTRSKLTEALAQAPARRGRHKNIPL from the coding sequence ATGACAATCATGGCCCCCGAGTCGGTTGGCGAGTCGCTCGACCCGCGTGACCCCTTGTTGCGCCTGAGCAACTTCTTCGACGAAGGCACCGTGGATCTCCTGCACGAGCGTGATCGCTCGGGCGTGCTTGCCGCGGCGGGGACCGTCAATGGCGTGCGCACCATCGCCTTCTGCACGGACGGCACCGTCATGGGCGGCGCCATGGGCACCGAGGGCTGCAAGCACATCGTCAACGCCTACGACACGGCCATCGAGGAGCAGAGCCCGATCGTGGGCATCTGGCACTCCGGCGGGGCCCGGCTCGCCGAAGGGGTCAAGGCCCTGCACGCCGTCGGAACGGTGTTCGAAGCCATGATTCGCGCGTCCGGCTACATCCCGCAGGTCTCGGTGGTCGTCGGCTTCGCCGCCGGCGGCGCCGCGTACGGGCCGGCGCTCACCGACGTCATCGTGATGGCGCCGGAGAGCCGGGTGTTCGTCACCGGGCCCGACGTGGTGCGCAGCGTCACCGGCGAGGACGTCGACATGGCCTCGCTGGGTGGCCCCGAAACCCACCACAAGAAGTCCGGGGTGTGCCACATCGTCGCCGACGACGAGCTCGACGCCTACGCGCGCGGGCGCCGGCTGGTCGGATTGTTCTGCCAGCAGGGGCATTTCGACCGCAGCAAGGCCGAGGCCGGTGACACCGACATCCACGCGCTGCTGCCGGAATCGGCGCGGCGCGCCTACGACGTGCACCCGATCGTGACCGCGATCCTCGACAAGGACGCCCCGTTCGACGAGTTCCAGGCCAGCTGGGCGCCGTCGATGGTGGTCGGGCTGGGCCGGCTGTCCGGCCGCACCGTCGGCGTCCTGGCCAACAACCCGCTGCGCCTGGGCGGCTGCCTGAACTCCGAATCCGCCGAGAAGGCCGCCCGTTTCGTGCGCCTCTGCGACGCGTTCGGCATCCCGCTGATCGTGGTGGTCGACGTTCCCGGTTACCTGCCGGGTGTCGACCAGGAGTGGGGCGGCGTCGTGCGCCGCGGCGCCAAGCTGCTGCACGCGTTCGGCGAGAGCACCGTTCCGCGGGTCACGCTGGTCACCCGGAAGACCTACGGCGGGGCCTACATCGCGATGAACTCCCGGTCGCTGAACGCGACCAAGGTGTTCGCGTGGCCGGACGCCGAGGTCGCCGTGATGGGCGCCAAGGCCGCCGTCGGCATCCTGCACAAGAAGAAGCTGGCCGCCGCACCCGAGCACGAGCGCGAGGCGCTGCACGACGAGCTGGCCGCCGAGCACGAGCGGATCGCCGGCGGTGTGGACAGCGCCATCGAGATCGGCGTGGTCGACGAGAAGATCGACCCCGCGCACACCCGCAGCAAGCTCACCGAGGCGCTGGCGCAGGCGCCGGCGCGCCGCGGGCGGCACAAGAACATCCCGCTGTAG
- the kasB gene encoding 3-oxoacyl-ACP synthase KasB: MTELVTGKTLPNVVVTGVAMTTALATDVENTWKLLLDSRSGIRKLEDPFVEEFDLPVRIGGHLLEEFDTQLTRVELRRTGYLQRMSTILGRRVWESAGSPEVDNNRLMVSIGTGMGSSEEMVFSYDDMRQRGMKAVSPLGVQKYMPNGASAAVGLERHAKAGVITPVSACASGSEGIAQAWRNIVFGEADIAICGGVETRIEAVPIAAFAQMRIVMSTKNDDPEGACRPFDRDRTGFVFGEAGALMVIETEEHAKARGANILARLMGASITSDGYHMVAPDPNGERAGHAMTRAIQLAGLTPGDIHHINAHATGTSVGDLAESRAINNALGSNKPAVYAPKAALGHSVGAVGAVESILTVLALRDQVVPPTLNLQNLDPEIDLDVVAGKPRPGKYDYAINNSFGFGGHNVALTFGRY; this comes from the coding sequence ATGACAGAGCTGGTTACCGGGAAGACGCTCCCGAATGTGGTCGTCACTGGCGTCGCCATGACGACCGCGCTGGCCACCGACGTCGAGAACACCTGGAAGTTGTTGCTTGACAGCCGAAGTGGAATTCGCAAGCTGGAGGACCCGTTCGTCGAGGAATTCGACCTGCCGGTGCGCATCGGTGGGCACCTCCTCGAGGAGTTCGACACGCAGCTGACGCGCGTCGAGCTGCGACGGACGGGTTACCTGCAAAGGATGTCGACCATCTTGGGACGGCGGGTCTGGGAGAGCGCAGGTTCGCCCGAGGTCGACAACAACAGGCTGATGGTTTCCATCGGCACCGGGATGGGCTCGTCGGAGGAGATGGTCTTCAGCTACGACGACATGCGTCAGCGAGGCATGAAGGCCGTCTCGCCGCTCGGGGTGCAGAAGTACATGCCCAACGGCGCCTCGGCGGCGGTGGGGCTGGAACGCCACGCCAAGGCAGGCGTCATCACGCCGGTGTCGGCGTGCGCATCCGGTTCCGAGGGCATCGCCCAGGCGTGGCGCAACATCGTCTTCGGTGAGGCCGACATCGCCATCTGCGGCGGCGTCGAGACCAGGATCGAAGCGGTGCCCATCGCGGCCTTCGCCCAGATGCGCATCGTGATGTCCACCAAGAACGACGACCCCGAAGGCGCCTGCCGCCCGTTCGACAGGGACCGCACGGGCTTCGTCTTCGGCGAGGCCGGTGCGCTGATGGTGATCGAGACCGAGGAGCACGCCAAGGCTCGCGGGGCCAACATCCTCGCGCGGCTGATGGGCGCCAGCATCACCTCGGACGGCTACCACATGGTTGCCCCGGACCCCAACGGTGAACGCGCCGGGCACGCGATGACCCGGGCGATCCAGTTGGCGGGCTTGACCCCGGGCGACATTCACCACATCAATGCGCACGCGACCGGGACGTCGGTGGGTGACCTGGCCGAGAGCCGGGCGATCAACAACGCTTTGGGCAGCAACAAGCCGGCGGTGTACGCACCCAAGGCGGCGCTGGGTCACTCGGTCGGCGCGGTGGGCGCGGTCGAGTCGATCCTGACCGTGCTCGCGCTGCGCGACCAGGTCGTCCCGCCGACACTGAACCTGCAAAACCTCGATCCGGAAATCGATCTGGACGTGGTGGCCGGCAAGCCGCGGCCCGGCAAGTACGACTACGCGATCAACAACTCGTTCGGGTTCGGTGGGCACAACGTGGCGCTCACCTTCGGGCGGTACTGA
- the kasA gene encoding 3-oxoacyl-ACP synthase KasA has protein sequence MTKPSTANGGYPSVVVTAVTATTSVAPDIESTWKGLLAGESGIHVLEDDYITKWDLPVKIGGHLKEPVDNHMGRLDLRRMSYVQRMGKLLSGQLWETAGSPEVDPDRFAVVVGTGLGGAERVIESYDLMNEGGPRKVSPLAVQMIMPNGAAAVVGLALGARAGVMTPVSACSSGSEAIAHAWRQIVMGDADVAVCGGVEGPIEALPIAAFSMMRAMSTRNDEPERASRPFDKDRDGFVFGEAGALMLIETEEHAKARGAKPLARLLGAGITSDAFHMVAPAADGVRAGRAMTRALELAGLSAKDIDHVNAHGTATPIGDTAEANAIRVAGCEQAAVYAPKSALGHSIGAVGALESVLTVLTLRDGVIPPTLNYETPDPEIDLDVVAGEPRYGEYRYAINNSFGFGGHNVALAFGRY, from the coding sequence GTGACCAAGCCTTCCACTGCTAATGGCGGTTACCCCAGCGTTGTGGTAACCGCCGTCACGGCAACGACATCGGTCGCGCCGGACATCGAGAGCACGTGGAAGGGTTTGCTGGCCGGCGAGAGCGGCATCCACGTCCTCGAAGACGACTACATCACCAAGTGGGACCTCCCCGTCAAGATCGGCGGACACCTCAAGGAGCCGGTCGACAACCACATGGGGCGGCTGGACCTGCGGCGCATGTCGTACGTCCAGCGGATGGGCAAGTTGCTCAGCGGCCAGCTGTGGGAGACCGCCGGCAGCCCGGAGGTCGACCCGGACCGGTTCGCCGTCGTGGTCGGAACCGGGCTGGGCGGCGCCGAGCGGGTCATCGAGAGCTATGACCTGATGAACGAGGGCGGCCCCCGTAAGGTGTCGCCGCTCGCCGTTCAGATGATCATGCCGAACGGGGCCGCCGCGGTCGTCGGCCTCGCGCTGGGCGCGCGTGCCGGGGTGATGACCCCGGTGTCGGCGTGCTCGTCGGGCTCGGAGGCCATCGCCCACGCGTGGCGTCAGATCGTCATGGGTGACGCCGACGTCGCCGTGTGCGGCGGCGTCGAGGGCCCCATCGAGGCGCTGCCCATCGCGGCGTTCTCGATGATGCGGGCCATGTCGACCCGCAACGACGAGCCCGAGCGCGCGTCGCGGCCGTTCGACAAGGACCGCGACGGCTTCGTGTTCGGCGAGGCCGGGGCGCTCATGCTGATCGAGACCGAGGAGCACGCCAAGGCCCGCGGCGCCAAGCCACTGGCCCGCCTGCTCGGCGCCGGCATCACCTCGGACGCGTTCCACATGGTGGCCCCGGCGGCGGACGGTGTGCGGGCCGGCCGCGCGATGACGCGTGCGCTGGAACTGGCGGGCTTGTCCGCCAAGGACATCGACCACGTCAACGCTCACGGGACGGCGACACCGATCGGTGACACCGCGGAGGCCAACGCCATCCGGGTCGCCGGTTGCGAGCAGGCCGCGGTCTACGCGCCGAAGTCGGCGCTGGGCCACTCCATCGGCGCGGTCGGGGCGCTGGAATCGGTACTCACGGTGTTGACCCTTCGGGACGGCGTCATACCACCGACATTGAATTACGAAACACCGGACCCCGAGATCGATCTCGATGTTGTCGCGGGCGAACCTCGTTACGGCGAATATCGTTACGCAATCAACAACTCGTTCGGTTTCGGCGGCCACAATGTGGCGCTCGCATTTGGGCGCTACTAG
- the acpM gene encoding meromycolate extension acyl carrier protein AcpM, producing the protein MPVTQEEIIAGIAEIIEEVTGIEPSEVTPEKSFVDDLDIDSLSMVEIAVQTEDKYGVKIPDEDLAGLRTVGDVVSYIQKLEEEDPEAAAALRAKLESENPEAVANVKARMEADSK; encoded by the coding sequence GTGCCTGTAACTCAGGAAGAAATCATCGCCGGTATCGCCGAGATCATCGAAGAGGTCACCGGTATCGAGCCCTCCGAGGTCACCCCGGAGAAGTCGTTCGTCGACGACCTGGACATCGACTCGCTGTCGATGGTCGAGATCGCCGTCCAGACCGAGGACAAGTACGGCGTGAAGATCCCCGACGAGGACCTCGCCGGGCTGCGCACCGTCGGTGACGTCGTCTCCTACATCCAGAAGCTCGAGGAAGAAGACCCCGAGGCCGCCGCTGCGCTGCGCGCCAAGCTGGAGTCGGAGAACCCCGAGGCCGTTGCCAATGTCAAGGCGAGGATGGAAGCGGACAGCAAGTGA